One window of Hydractinia symbiolongicarpus strain clone_291-10 chromosome 3, HSymV2.1, whole genome shotgun sequence genomic DNA carries:
- the LOC130637022 gene encoding uncharacterized protein LOC130637022, whose product MTELTEDQKREHDAAETCHVCMKQFNDNRKVRDHCHYTELYRGAAHNTCNLKYKIPNHVSVIFHNLSGYDAHLFIRELGEKYDTQDIGCIAENTEKYISFNFIIKVPIAGMGYGNGEFYKKIEIRFIDSCRFLPSGLEKLANNLDDAQCKHLRWYFPEEDTFQLMRRKGIYPYEYMNGWKRFQENDLPPKEAFYSTLNMNSITGDDYEHARRVWNVITPKGQETTMGDYHDIYLVADVLLLTDIFQSFPGVCQENYKLDPAHFYSAPGLAWKAALKYTEIKLELLTDPDMLLMFEKCIRVSRLNNLYGWAMHQPLPTHGFKWVSNIGVINEKKIEKLVSDNKHGYILEVDVDYPKDLHDKHNKLHFLPELKFVYRVEKLIPNLEHKKKYVVHIGALHQALKHGLELKKVHRAIQFKHSAWLKPYIDHNTKLRTAAKNDFEKDFYKLMNLCVFGKTMENIRNHRNIKLVTNEASYTKLTMQPNFKRGTCFSKNLMGIEMGRTGIKMTKPIYIGQVILDQSKTVMYEFHYDYMQPKYGSKLRLQYMDTDSFIYHIRTEDFYRDIADDVETRFDTSAYDKDDNRPLPIGKNRKVRGLMKDELGGKIMTLFITLRPKAYAYKALTQDGGDRKAKGVKRTVTKKCITFEDYEQCLKKGIDINKTWRCINNKGHNIYTQEVTKIALNRADDKRIVQADQITTLARGHHRLREK is encoded by the exons ATGACAGAACTGACAGAGGATCAGAAGAGGGAGCACGATGCTGCTGAAACATGTCACGTTTGCATGAAGCAATTCAACGATAATCGCAAGGTTAGGGATCATTGTCATTACACAGAGTTATATCGAGGAGCGGCTCACAACACCTGCAACCTCAAGTATAAAATACCCAACCATGTATCTGTGATATTCCACAACCTATCGGGGTATGATGCTCACTTGTTTATTCGCGAGCTGGGCGAAAAATATGACACCCAGGATATAGGTTGTATCGCCGAAAACACCGAGAAGTACATCAGCTTCAATTTTATAATCAAGGTACCCATTGCAGGCATGGGATATGGCAATGGTGAATTTTACAAAAAGATCGAAATCAGATTCATAGACAGCTGTAGATTTTTGCCATCAGGCCTTGAGAAATTAGCTAATAATCTCGATGATGCCCAATGCAAACATCTCCGATGGTATTTTCCTGAGGAGGATACATTTCAGCTCATGCGACGCAAAGGCATATATCCATACGAGTATATGAATGGTTGGAAACGATTCCAAGAGAATGATCTACCACCGAAGGAGGCATTCTATAGTACCCTTAATATGAATTCTATCACCGGCGATGACTATGAACATGCGCGGAGGGTATGGAATGTCATTACTCCAAAAGGTCAGGAGACTACCATGGGTGACTATCATGATATATATCTCGTCGCGGATGTCCTTCTATTGACTGACATCTTCCAGAGCTTTCCAGGAGTGTGCCAAGAGAACTACAAGCTCGACCCTGCTCACTTTTACAGTGCCCCAGGCCTGGCCTGGAAAGCAGCGTTGAAATATACCGAGATCAAGCTGGAGCTCCTTACGGACCCTGATATGTTATTGATGTTTGAAAAGTGTATTCGAG TATCTCGACTCAACAATCTCTATGGTTGGGCCATGCATCAACCCCTTCCAACCCATGGTTTTAAATGGGTGTCGAATATTGGGGTAATCAATGAAAAGAAGATCGAGAAGCTGGTATCTGATAACAAACATGGATATATCCTGGAAGTAGATGTTGATTACCCGAAGGATTTACACGACAAACACAACAAGCTCCACTTCCTGCCGGAGCTCAAGTTTGTATATAGAGTAGAGAAACTAATACCAAATCTCGAACATAAGAAGAAATACGTGGTACACATCGGAGCTCTACATCAAGCCCTGAAACACGGGCTTGAGCTTAAAAAGGTGCACCGCGCTATTCAATTCAAACATAGTGCCTGGCTTAAGCCATATATCGATCACAACACGAAGCTGAGAACTGCCGCCAAGAACGACTTTGAGAAGGATTTTTATAAATTGATGAACCTCTGCGTCTTTGGGAAAACCATGGAAAACATCCGCAATCACCGCAACATCAAGTTAGTTACGAATGAAGCCTCATATACAAAGCTGACCATGCAACCAAACTTTAAAAGAGGCACATGCTTTAGTAAGAACCTCATGGGTATTGAGATGGGTAGGACGGGTATTAAGATGACCAAGCCCATCTATATTGGTCAAGTTATATTGGATCAGTCAAAAACAGtcatgtatgagttccactacgATTACATGCAGCCAAAATATGGTAGCAAACTGAGGCTTCAATATATGGACACGgattcatttatataccatataAGAACGGAGGACTTCTATCGGGATATTGCCGATGATGTAGAAACACGCTTCGATACGAGTGCTTATGACAAGGATGACAACAGACCCCTGCCAATAGGGAAGAACAGGAAAGTTAGGGGTCTCATGAAAGACGAATTAGGGGGCAAAATTATGACTTTATTCATCACATTGAGACCGAAGGCCTACGCCTATAAAGCATTAACGCAAGATGGTGGAGATCGTAAGGCCAAAGGGGTGAAGAGAACCGTGACCAAAAAATGTATCACATTTGAAGATTACGAGCAATGTCTGAAAAAAGGTATTGATATTAACAAAACTTGGCGTTGTATTAATAACAAAGGTCACAATATATATACGCAGGAAGTCACAAAAATCGCGTTAAATAGAGCTGATGACAAAAGGATCGTTCAGGCGGATCAAATAACAACGCTTGCCCGGGGTCATCATCGGCTTCgagagaaataa